One Calditrichota bacterium genomic window, CAAGAATAATGTACGTTTTATTTATGCAAGCTCTGCAGCAACTTATGGCGCCGGCGAAAAGGGTTATGACGATAATGAGTCCAAACTCCAGGACTTAAAGCCGTTAAATATGTATGGATATTCCAAGCATTTATTTGATCTAAAAGCACGACGTGAAGGGTGGCTTTCTAAAATGGCCGGCCTGAAATTTTTTAATGTTTTTGGCCCAAATGAATATCAAAAGGGTGATATGGCGTCGGTGGTCTATAAATCTTTTAACCAGATAAATGAAACGGGCAAAGTAAAATTGTTTAAATCCCACCGCAATGATTATGAGGATGGGCAGCAACTACGTGATTTTGTTTATGTAAAAGATGTGCTCGATGTAATCTGGTTTTTGTTAAAATCCTCAAACACAAATGGCTTGTTTAATGTAGGCAGTGGAAAAGCGCGTTCATTTAAAGATTTGGTTTCAGCAACCTTTAAAGCAATGGATAAAGAAGAAAATATTGAGTATA contains:
- the rfaD gene encoding ADP-glyceromanno-heptose 6-epimerase; the protein is MIIVTGAAGFIGSCTVSKLNRKGIDDIIAVDVLRENDKWMNLRHLSFNDYIDRSQLMDFLKDAKNIEAIIHIGACSATTERDTSYLMENNYRYTLRLAKYAIKNNVRFIYASSAATYGAGEKGYDDNESKLQDLKPLNMYGYSKHLFDLKARREGWLSKMAGLKFFNVFGPNEYQKGDMASVVYKSFNQINETGKVKLFKSHRNDYEDGQQLRDFVYVKDVLDVIWFLLKSSNTNGLFNVGSGKARSFKDLVSATFKAMDKEENIEYIDMPIAIRDRYQYFTEANMSKLKDAGFNKSATNLEDGITDYVQNYLMRDYSCY